The Carassius gibelio isolate Cgi1373 ecotype wild population from Czech Republic chromosome B14, carGib1.2-hapl.c, whole genome shotgun sequence genome has a segment encoding these proteins:
- the LOC127971334 gene encoding E3 ubiquitin-protein ligase synoviolin-like encodes MVRAALVTATSLVLTGAVVAHAYFLKHQFYPTVVYLTKSSPSMAVLYIQAFVLVFLLGKLMRKVFFGQLRAAEMEHLIERSWYAVTETCLAFTVFRDDFSPRFVALFTLLLFLKCFHWLAEDRVDFMERSPNISWVFHFRVLSLMVLLAVLDFLFVNHACHSIITRGASVQLVFGFEYAILMTVVLTTFIKYTLHTVDLQSENPWDNKAVYMLYTELFTGFIKVLLYMAFMTIMIKVHTFPLFAIRPMYLALRQFKKAVTDAIMSRRAIRNMNTLYPDATPEDLQATDNVCIICREEMVTGAKKLPCNHIFHSSCLRSWFQRQQTCPTCRMDVLRASQPNQTPAPAQAPAPAAPANAPVPPPVNVAPGMMPQFPPGLFPFWGPFPGAPPPPPAAPGAQAATDAPQTSAAATQAQGAESGASSSTQPNADSASAAPGAMPGFPFSMPPPFPSAPWLPMPPPPPFMSSMPPPPSTLSTMSEAELRELEQEGRRGLEARLQCLHNIHTLLDAAMLNIHHYLSTVATLSPPRSDNNAGETSASVNAESSSSTGNTETPSQENEAPSDGSVNGATGFSLPDSTTGVDKDRKEEDEEDEGEPNAAELRRRRLRKLETTNTPDH; translated from the exons ATGGTGCGAGCCGCTCTGGTGACAGCCACCAGTTTGGTGCTGACTGGTGCAGTGGTGGCTCATGCATACTTCCTCAAGCACCAGTTCTACCCCACTGTGGTGTACCTCACTAAAAGCAGCCCTAGCATGGCA GTTTTATACATTCAGGCTTTCGTTTTGGTTTTCCTTTTGGGGAAATTAATGCGGAAAGTTTTTTTTGGGCAACTGAGAGCTGCTGAAATGGAG CATCTGATTGAACGCTCCTGGTATGCGGTGACCGAGACCTGTTTGGCATTTACAGTCTTCAGGGATGATTTCTCTCCACGCTTTGTGGCCCTGTTCACTTTGCTGCTTTTCCTCAAGTGCTTCCACTGGCTGGCTGAAGACAGGGTGGACTTT atggaAAGGAGTCCAAATATCTCATGGGTCTTCCACTTTAGAGTTCTCT CTCTGATGGTGTTGCTGGCAGTGTTGGACTTTCTGTTTGTCAATCATGCGTGTCACAGCATTATAACAAGAGGAGCTTCAGTGCAGCTGGTTTTTGGATTTGAG TATGCAATTCTGATGACTGTGGTCCTCACCACCTTCATCAAGTACACCTTACATACAGTTGATCTGCAGAGTGAGAATCCCTGGGACAATAAGGCCGTCTACATGCTCTACACAGAGCTCTTTACAG GTTTCATCAAGGTGCTTCTGTATATGGCGTTCATGACCATAATGATCAAAGTGCACACCTTCCCTCTGTTTGCCATTCGACCCATGTATCTCGCATTGAG GCAATTCAAGAAGGCAGTAACAGACGCCATCATGTCTCGACGAGCCATTCGTAATATGAATACTCT CTATCCAGATGCCACCCCTGAAGACTTGCAAGCCACTGATAATGTGTGCATCATTTGCAGAGAAGAGATGGTGACTGGAGCCAAGAAATTGCCGTGCAACCACATCTTTCACTCAAG TTGCCTTCGCTCATGGTTCCAGAGACAGCAGACGTGTCCGACGTGTCGTATGGATGTCCTCCGAGCATCCCAGCCGAACCAGACTCCAGCTCCTGCACAAGCACCTGCCCCAGCCGCTCCTGCTAATGCCCCTGTACCTCCACCTGTCAATG TCGCTCCAGGTATGATGCCTCAGTTTCCTCCGGGTCTGTTTCCCTTTTGGGGTCCCTTCCCAGGCGCGccgcctcctcctcctgctgctccAGGTGCACAGGCAGCTACTGACGCACCACAGACCAGCGCCGCTGCAACACAGGCACAGGGAGCAG AATCAGGAGCCAGCAGCTCGACCCAGCCGAATGCAGACAGCGCCTCTGCTGCTCCCGGAGCAATGCCTGGATTCCCCTTCTCCATGCCTCCACCTTTCCCATCAGCTCCGTGGCTGCCGATGCCTCCACCTCCACCCTTTA TGTCATCGATGCCGCCGCCTCCATCGACTCTGTCCACCATGTCGGAGGCCGAGCTCAGGGAACTGGAGCAGGAGGGCAGGCGAGGTTTGGAAGCCAGGTTGCAGTGCCTTCACAACATCCACACACTGCTGGATGCCGCCATGCTCAACATTCACCACTACCTCAGCACGGTGGCTACGTTAAG TCCTCCAAGATCAGATAACAATGCTGGTGAGACGAGTGCATCAGTGAATGCAGAGTCCTCTTCCTCCACGGGCAACACGGAAACTCCCAGTCAGGAGAACGAGGCTCCGAGCG ATGGATCCGTCAATGGAGCTACAGGCTTTTCTCTACCAGACTCAACCACAGGAGTGGATAAAGACAGGaaggaggaagatgaagaggatgAGGGTGAGCCAAATGCTGCTGAGTTGAGACGACGTCGTCTGCGTAAACTGGAGACCACTAATACTCCTGACCACTGA
- the LOC127971336 gene encoding integral membrane protein GPR137-like yields MHIPVPPSPMKPAVAPSVELGVTVLYTCLYGGLFLIVYVQLWLLLLYRHKRWSYQSIFLFLCLFWAALRTTLFSFYFRNALAANLLPAPVYWLFYCFPVCLQFFTLSLFNIYFTQELLKVRSLFRVEPRKGLRVARWVYASMSVIFLCVNIVCASLGQHGSSGGAGDNTWRLVLVRVLVNDLLFILEAVCLATSLLLLTRSSHPTTPYLRSKGLCRTAVLGAGVILLFSSRACYNLAVLFLFQNHKVEAFDFDWYNISDQADLQSELGDRGYIIFGAVLFIWELLPTSLLILIFRVRQPPQEKNCSPAMFNTRGSRSYFFDDPRGNDDDTGSLWSHSSSWFGSSETTPLLFSRTPQSNQHHSLYSTPQT; encoded by the exons ATGCACATTCCAGTTCCACCTTCCCCTATGAAACCAGCCGTGGCCCCTTCAGTAGAGCTGGGGGTCACGGTTCTTTACACTTGTCTTTATGGGGGTCTGTTTTTAATCGTATATGTTCAGCTTTGGCTGCTGTTACTCTACCGGCACAAGCGCTGGAGTTACcaaagtatttttctttttctttgcctGTTCTGGGCAGCGCTTCGCACAACGCTCTTCTCCTTTTATTTTCGTAATGCCCTTGCGGCCAACCTCCTGCCCGCTCCAGTCTACTGGCTTTTTTACTGCTTCCCAGTGTGCTTACAATTCTTCACCCTGAGCCTCTTCAACATTTACTTCACTCAG GAGCTGCTCAAAGTTCGAAGCCTGTTCAGAGTTGAGCCCAGGAAAGGACT ACGTGTGGCTCGGTGGGTGTATGCCAGCATGAGCGTCATCTTCCTGTGTGTCAATATAGTTTGCGCAAGCCTCGGACAGCATGGCTCTTCCGGTGGAGCTGGAGACAATACTTGGAGGCTGGTTCTGGTTCGAGTGCTGGTTAATGACCTGCTGTTCATTCTGGAAGCCGTGTGTCTGGCCACGTCTCTGCTCCTCTTAACTCGATCCTCGCACCCTACCACTCCTTATCTACGTAGTAAG GGGCTTTGTCGGACTGCGGTGCTGGGGGCAGGTGTCATCTTGCTCTTCTCTAGCAGGGCATGCTACAATCTTgctgtgctgtttttgtttcagaATCATAAAGTCGAGGCCTTTGACTTTGACTGGTACAACATCTCTGATCAG GCTGACCTTCAGAGTGAGCTCGGAGACAGAGGTTATATTATCTTCGGAGCGGTTCTCTTCATTTGGGAGCTGCTTCCTACCAGCCTGCTCATTCTCATCTTCAGGGTTCGCCAGCCTCCTCAAGAAAAG AACTGCAGCCCAGCAATGTTCAACACACGAGGCTCACGCTCATATTTCTTTGACGACCCTCGTGGAAATGATGACGACACGGGTTCTCTCTGGAGTCACAGTAGCAG CTGGTTTGGATCCAGTGAGACGACTCCACTCCTCTTCAGCCGGACTCCGCAGAGCAACCAGCACCACTCTCTCTACTCCACTCCACAGACCTGA
- the LOC127971333 gene encoding 5'-3' exonuclease PLD3 isoform X1, producing MEPEDVHFRSAEHLIDEEENKKAAFGRKDDGEKHRKAGRPPLTRIPTFQSSVGRKRLTVQTAESSPKTDGSTQQGQKERVGSTEAGRVKMSGSGGIEAALPVPSARLHTSFADVLSQGDISGHASSVSAPKVNQSLDQTPEITKDSDQVDMSLKRPPLRNVNEASDLAVEPSRETISEDEQMSAQDAIVEDLSSCSSVDQRGASDQACEDTLRDDCDNGSAAQSHWTEENRVTGNDEKCEECVPDKDDGSILSGQDETTKIPKPSDSKKCFKETQHGCKTANTTQTKHAETKRCTPSKQTKGRSFSLFCLLPTILLLLGGFASHVWQYGVPKSVSHLMTQLELHWLESFWMPQEACISDCRLTLVESVPEGLIFPSGSPHLPSISDTWINLLNKANRSVHIGAFYFTLQDSDLGLTEPSSVLGKKVFNRLKQLEPKGVKLKIAVNAPQPYIADTDELEATGAEVRGVDLQSITGGILHTKLWVVDKKHMYLGSANMDWRSLTQVKEVGVSVEDCSCLAQDASRIFDVYWDVGAQKNGSLPPFWPGRFSALSSSKYPLAVKFNGVPARVYLSSSPPLLSAHGRSDDLSSILSVIADAERFIYVSVMDYLPMSQFTEPIRFWPVIDSALREAACTRGVEVKLLVSCWSHSPGAMFVFLQSLSVLNKPPLSCKIHAKVFEVSATQEQQRIPFARVNHAKYMVTDRVVYIGTSNWSENYFTQTAGVGLVVNQTGSAVGQGQQTIQSQMEDVFQRDWHSEYAQTLTDVHAEHCSGKNLT from the exons ATG GAACCAGAGGATGTACATTTCAGGTCAGCAGAACATTTGATAGATGAGGAAGAGAACAAAAAAGCAGCATTTGGGAGGAAGGATGATGGAGAGAAGCACCGTAAAGCAGGGAGACCACCGTTGACCCGCATCCCTACCTTTCAAAGCTCCGTGGGCCGCAAGCGACTCACTGTCCAGACTGCAGAGTCATCACCGAAGACGGATGGATCTACCCAGCAGGGCCAGAAAGAGAGAGTTGGCTCTACAGAGGCTGGAAGAGTGAAAATGTCAGGATCTGGAGGGATAGAAGCAGCACTGCCCGTCCCATCGGCTCGTTTACACACAAGCTTCGCTGATGTTCTCTCTCAAGGTGATATCTCGGGTCACGCCTCCTCTGTTTCAGCTCCGAAAGTAAATCAATCTCTTGATCAAACGCCTGAGATTACCAAAGACTCTGATCAAGTTGATATGTCTCTAAAGCGACCCCCGCTCAGGAATGTCAATGAAGCCTCTGATCTCGCTGTAGAGCCAAGCAGAGAAACCATCTCAGAAGATGAGCAGATGTCGGCGCAGGATGCCATCGTAGAGGATCTGAGCTCATGCTCTTCTGTTGATCAGCGTGGGGCATCTGATCAAGCTTGTGAAGATACTTTGAGAGACGATTGTGATAATGGAAGTGCAGCCCAATCACACTGGACAGAAGAAAATCGTGTCACGGGGAATGATGAGAAATGTGAGGAATGTGTTCCAGATAAGGATGATGGATCCATACTTAGTGGTCAAGATGAAACTACTAAGATCCCGAAACCTTCAGATagtaaaaaatgctttaaagaaacACAGCACGGATGCAAAACTGCCAATACTACTCAGACAAAACATGCCGAGACGAAAAGGTGTACACCCTCCAAG CAGACAAAAGGAAGGAGCTTTTCCCTTTTCTGTCTCTTGCCCACCATTCTTCTCCTTTTGGGTGGATTTGCATCACATGTCTGGCAGTATGGAGTCCCTAAATCTGTGTCACACCTGATGACACAACTAGAGCTGCACTGGTTGGAAAGTTTCTGGATGCCTCAAGAGGCATGCATATCTGACTGTAG GCTTACTCTTGTTGAAAGTGTCCCTGAGGGCCTCATCTTCCCTTCCGGCTCGCCACACCTGCCGAGCATTTCAGACACTTGGATTAATCTACTAAACAAAGCAAACCGCTCTGTCCACATTGGTGCTTTCTATTTCACCCTCCAAGATTCAGATTTAGGCCTTACGGAGCCCTCTTCTGTGCTG GGCAAAAAAGTGTTCAATCGGCTGAAGCAGCTAGAACCAAAAGGAGTGAAGTTGAAGATCGCTGTTAACGCCCCTCAGCCATACATTGCAGACACAGACGAACTGGAAGCAACAG GGGCTGAGGTCAGGGGAGTTGACTTGCAGAGCATCACTGGAGGCATTTTGCACACCAAACTATGGGTTGTGGATAAGAAACACATGTATTTAGGGAGTGCAAACATGGATTGGCGTTCCCTTACCCAG GTGAAAGAGGTTGGTGTTTCTGTGGAAGACTGCAGCTGTCTGGCACAGGACGCCTCACGGATATTTGATGTGTACTGGGACGTCGGAGCTCAGAAGAATGGATCTCTTCCTCCTTTCTGGCCGGGCCGTTTCTCCGCCCTCTCCAGTTCTAAGTACCCATTAGCTGTTAAATTCAACGGTGTCCCTGCACGTGTCTATTTGTCT AGTTCTCCTCCTCTGTTATCAGCACATGGCCGTTCTGACGATCTCTCAAGCATCCTGTCAGTAATCGCCGATGCTGAGCGCTTCATCTATGTGTCTGTGATGGATTACCTTCCCATGTCCCAGTTCACGGAGCCCATTCG GTTTTGGCCTGTCATCGACTCGGCCCTCCGGGAGGCAGCTTGCACGAGAGGTGTCGAAGTGAAGCTGCTGGTCAGTTGTTGGAGTCATTCTCCTGGTGCCATGTTTGTTTTCCTCCAGTCTTTATCGGTCCTCAACAAGCCCCCTCTGAGCTGCAAAATTCATGCT aaAGTTTTTGAGGTGTCCGCGACACAAGAGCAGCAGAGGATCCCGTTTGCACGTGTTAACCATGCCAAGTACATGGTGACTGATCGAGTTGTTTACATTG GAACTTCCAACTGGTCTGAGAATTACTTCACCCAGACGGCCGGGGTTGGGCTTGTCGTGAATCAGACAGGTTCTGCAGTAGGGCAGGGCCAGCAAACCATTCAGAGCCAGATGGAGGACGTTTTCCAGAGGGATTGGCATTCAGAATACGCTCAAACCCTCACTGATGTTCACGCGGAGCACTGCAGCGGAAAAAATCTTACATAA
- the LOC127971333 gene encoding 5'-3' exonuclease PLD3 isoform X2 encodes MEPEDVHFRSAEHLIDEEENKKAAFGRKDDGEKHRKAGRPPLTRIPTFQSSVGRKRLTVQTAESSPKTDGSTQQGQKERVGSTEAGRVKMSGSGGIEAALPVPSARLHTSFADVLSQGDISGHASSVSAPKVNQSLDQTPEITKDSDQVDMSLKRPPLRNVNEASDLAVEPSRETISEDEQMSAQDAIVEDLSSCSSVDQRGASDQACEDTLRDDCDNGSAAQSHWTEENRVTGNDEKCEECVPDKDDGSILSGQDETTKIPKPSDSKKCFKETQHGCKTANTTQTKHAETKRCTPSKTKGRSFSLFCLLPTILLLLGGFASHVWQYGVPKSVSHLMTQLELHWLESFWMPQEACISDCRLTLVESVPEGLIFPSGSPHLPSISDTWINLLNKANRSVHIGAFYFTLQDSDLGLTEPSSVLGKKVFNRLKQLEPKGVKLKIAVNAPQPYIADTDELEATGAEVRGVDLQSITGGILHTKLWVVDKKHMYLGSANMDWRSLTQVKEVGVSVEDCSCLAQDASRIFDVYWDVGAQKNGSLPPFWPGRFSALSSSKYPLAVKFNGVPARVYLSSSPPLLSAHGRSDDLSSILSVIADAERFIYVSVMDYLPMSQFTEPIRFWPVIDSALREAACTRGVEVKLLVSCWSHSPGAMFVFLQSLSVLNKPPLSCKIHAKVFEVSATQEQQRIPFARVNHAKYMVTDRVVYIGTSNWSENYFTQTAGVGLVVNQTGSAVGQGQQTIQSQMEDVFQRDWHSEYAQTLTDVHAEHCSGKNLT; translated from the exons ATG GAACCAGAGGATGTACATTTCAGGTCAGCAGAACATTTGATAGATGAGGAAGAGAACAAAAAAGCAGCATTTGGGAGGAAGGATGATGGAGAGAAGCACCGTAAAGCAGGGAGACCACCGTTGACCCGCATCCCTACCTTTCAAAGCTCCGTGGGCCGCAAGCGACTCACTGTCCAGACTGCAGAGTCATCACCGAAGACGGATGGATCTACCCAGCAGGGCCAGAAAGAGAGAGTTGGCTCTACAGAGGCTGGAAGAGTGAAAATGTCAGGATCTGGAGGGATAGAAGCAGCACTGCCCGTCCCATCGGCTCGTTTACACACAAGCTTCGCTGATGTTCTCTCTCAAGGTGATATCTCGGGTCACGCCTCCTCTGTTTCAGCTCCGAAAGTAAATCAATCTCTTGATCAAACGCCTGAGATTACCAAAGACTCTGATCAAGTTGATATGTCTCTAAAGCGACCCCCGCTCAGGAATGTCAATGAAGCCTCTGATCTCGCTGTAGAGCCAAGCAGAGAAACCATCTCAGAAGATGAGCAGATGTCGGCGCAGGATGCCATCGTAGAGGATCTGAGCTCATGCTCTTCTGTTGATCAGCGTGGGGCATCTGATCAAGCTTGTGAAGATACTTTGAGAGACGATTGTGATAATGGAAGTGCAGCCCAATCACACTGGACAGAAGAAAATCGTGTCACGGGGAATGATGAGAAATGTGAGGAATGTGTTCCAGATAAGGATGATGGATCCATACTTAGTGGTCAAGATGAAACTACTAAGATCCCGAAACCTTCAGATagtaaaaaatgctttaaagaaacACAGCACGGATGCAAAACTGCCAATACTACTCAGACAAAACATGCCGAGACGAAAAGGTGTACACCCTCCAAG ACAAAAGGAAGGAGCTTTTCCCTTTTCTGTCTCTTGCCCACCATTCTTCTCCTTTTGGGTGGATTTGCATCACATGTCTGGCAGTATGGAGTCCCTAAATCTGTGTCACACCTGATGACACAACTAGAGCTGCACTGGTTGGAAAGTTTCTGGATGCCTCAAGAGGCATGCATATCTGACTGTAG GCTTACTCTTGTTGAAAGTGTCCCTGAGGGCCTCATCTTCCCTTCCGGCTCGCCACACCTGCCGAGCATTTCAGACACTTGGATTAATCTACTAAACAAAGCAAACCGCTCTGTCCACATTGGTGCTTTCTATTTCACCCTCCAAGATTCAGATTTAGGCCTTACGGAGCCCTCTTCTGTGCTG GGCAAAAAAGTGTTCAATCGGCTGAAGCAGCTAGAACCAAAAGGAGTGAAGTTGAAGATCGCTGTTAACGCCCCTCAGCCATACATTGCAGACACAGACGAACTGGAAGCAACAG GGGCTGAGGTCAGGGGAGTTGACTTGCAGAGCATCACTGGAGGCATTTTGCACACCAAACTATGGGTTGTGGATAAGAAACACATGTATTTAGGGAGTGCAAACATGGATTGGCGTTCCCTTACCCAG GTGAAAGAGGTTGGTGTTTCTGTGGAAGACTGCAGCTGTCTGGCACAGGACGCCTCACGGATATTTGATGTGTACTGGGACGTCGGAGCTCAGAAGAATGGATCTCTTCCTCCTTTCTGGCCGGGCCGTTTCTCCGCCCTCTCCAGTTCTAAGTACCCATTAGCTGTTAAATTCAACGGTGTCCCTGCACGTGTCTATTTGTCT AGTTCTCCTCCTCTGTTATCAGCACATGGCCGTTCTGACGATCTCTCAAGCATCCTGTCAGTAATCGCCGATGCTGAGCGCTTCATCTATGTGTCTGTGATGGATTACCTTCCCATGTCCCAGTTCACGGAGCCCATTCG GTTTTGGCCTGTCATCGACTCGGCCCTCCGGGAGGCAGCTTGCACGAGAGGTGTCGAAGTGAAGCTGCTGGTCAGTTGTTGGAGTCATTCTCCTGGTGCCATGTTTGTTTTCCTCCAGTCTTTATCGGTCCTCAACAAGCCCCCTCTGAGCTGCAAAATTCATGCT aaAGTTTTTGAGGTGTCCGCGACACAAGAGCAGCAGAGGATCCCGTTTGCACGTGTTAACCATGCCAAGTACATGGTGACTGATCGAGTTGTTTACATTG GAACTTCCAACTGGTCTGAGAATTACTTCACCCAGACGGCCGGGGTTGGGCTTGTCGTGAATCAGACAGGTTCTGCAGTAGGGCAGGGCCAGCAAACCATTCAGAGCCAGATGGAGGACGTTTTCCAGAGGGATTGGCATTCAGAATACGCTCAAACCCTCACTGATGTTCACGCGGAGCACTGCAGCGGAAAAAATCTTACATAA